One genomic window of Desulfovibrio desulfuricans includes the following:
- a CDS encoding outer membrane homotrimeric porin: MKKLGILLLAAGLLLGSAPQCRAVDFDVKGSWQFAFDYINGGNFMGKDRNGNNVGGQQWAAIHQQRDEFEAIQRLHLQLNAKASENLAGTVFFEIGEQRWGMAAQGGALGADGSNVVKVKNAYLDWVVPNTPLKLRMGLQGIKLPGFALDSPVFQDDVAGIAASWKMNDAVSITGVWMRLLNDNWSGTASQPASYMDNFDLFALTVPVTVDGLKITPWGMGGAMGPNSLMPAAVTNMPGGSKKVALTNPITGQAIDGLELRDGLYPAAFSSARGTSRLWNDDYSSMYWGGLTGQWTSFEPLRISWDFIYGSVDHGKEDLNRRGWFGMLLAEYALDWGLPGLYGWYFSGDDDNPNNGSERLPYLATTNNLTNSLSTFGYRGNPIMGGGKGVLGVNPSGTWGVGARIKDVSFLDDLSHTLRVNYFGGTNDTKMASYITGRHATDASGRQIYRNNTDFNSFGTYLTTADTGMEVNLDSKYKAAENLTFILELGYIHLWLDNDVWGHYQNISGTSLNVKDAWKASFNVVYSF; encoded by the coding sequence ATGAAAAAGCTGGGCATATTACTTTTGGCAGCAGGATTGCTGCTCGGAAGCGCACCCCAGTGCAGGGCGGTCGATTTTGACGTCAAGGGAAGTTGGCAGTTTGCCTTTGACTACATCAACGGCGGAAATTTCATGGGAAAGGACCGCAACGGCAACAACGTTGGGGGGCAACAGTGGGCTGCCATACACCAGCAAAGGGACGAGTTTGAAGCTATCCAGAGGTTGCACCTGCAACTGAACGCCAAGGCTTCCGAGAACCTTGCCGGCACCGTTTTTTTTGAAATTGGCGAACAGCGGTGGGGCATGGCAGCTCAGGGCGGCGCGTTGGGGGCAGATGGCAGCAACGTTGTCAAAGTCAAAAACGCCTATCTCGACTGGGTCGTGCCCAATACTCCGCTGAAACTCCGCATGGGCCTTCAGGGCATAAAACTCCCCGGATTTGCTCTGGACAGCCCCGTTTTTCAGGACGATGTGGCCGGAATAGCGGCATCGTGGAAAATGAACGATGCCGTCAGCATTACCGGTGTGTGGATGCGCCTGCTCAACGACAACTGGAGCGGTACAGCCTCACAGCCTGCCAGTTACATGGATAATTTCGATCTGTTCGCGTTGACCGTGCCCGTGACGGTGGACGGACTCAAAATTACGCCCTGGGGCATGGGCGGCGCCATGGGGCCAAACAGCCTCATGCCTGCCGCAGTTACCAACATGCCTGGCGGCAGCAAAAAGGTCGCCTTGACCAATCCCATAACCGGGCAGGCCATTGACGGTCTGGAATTGCGCGATGGTTTGTACCCGGCGGCCTTTAGCTCCGCCAGGGGCACCTCCAGATTGTGGAACGATGATTACAGCTCCATGTACTGGGGTGGGCTGACCGGGCAGTGGACCAGCTTTGAACCTCTCAGGATTTCATGGGATTTCATTTACGGCAGCGTTGACCACGGCAAGGAAGACCTGAACCGCCGGGGCTGGTTTGGCATGTTGCTGGCAGAATATGCTTTGGATTGGGGCCTTCCCGGCCTGTACGGCTGGTATTTCAGTGGCGATGACGACAACCCCAATAACGGTTCGGAACGTCTCCCTTACCTTGCCACCACCAATAACCTGACCAACTCGCTCTCCACCTTTGGCTACCGGGGCAATCCCATCATGGGCGGCGGCAAGGGCGTGCTGGGCGTTAACCCCAGCGGCACATGGGGCGTAGGCGCGCGCATCAAGGACGTGAGCTTTCTTGATGACTTAAGCCATACCCTGCGCGTCAACTATTTTGGCGGCACCAACGATACAAAAATGGCCTCATACATCACCGGGCGGCATGCCACTGATGCTTCAGGCAGGCAAATCTACCGCAATAACACTGACTTCAACTCGTTCGGCACGTATCTCACCACAGCCGATACGGGTATGGAAGTCAACCTCGACAGCAAGTACAAGGCAGCGGAAAATCTGACGTTTATCCTGGAACTGGGCTATATCCACCTTTGGCTGGACAATGACGTATGGGGCCACTACCAGAACATCTCCGGCACAAGCCTCAATGTCAAGGATGCATGGAAGGCGTCGTTCAATGTGGTCTATTCGTTTTAG
- a CDS encoding SLC13 family permease, with translation MIIKTSDLTPGLLAKWGINLALPLALYFVLPRSESLTPPMIAFLAVTLWAVTAWALDTLNDIAVGILLPILYILLCSTPQKVVFAPWLSEVPIIVIGGFTLGKIIQVTGLGKRIALTCVKLTGGSFAGALAGITLGAAIVSPLVPSIMGKAAIFCAVAVSLCDALDFRPKSREATAVVLGTCIAVGATKLAYLTGAGDLVMGMGIVDKVMGIQTSWIEYAKFNFLPAMLYTAMSLAIVLLVLRSSVNRSVLCAVVEQKHAELGDVTDEQRRALLLLCLTLVLLATDKLHHLSAGSVLVIITALAFMPGIGLMDGKRMASINFAPLFFIMGCMAIGSVGGFLKVTHWLAGLVLPLFSETGACLASVCSYVVGVVLNFLLTPLAATSTLSAPITELGMQMGLDPRILYFSFQYGLDNLIFPYEYALYLYFFSSGYINFKEMVLVMALRMLLTGGFVAFVAMPYWRMLG, from the coding sequence ATGATTATCAAGACTTCAGACCTGACGCCCGGGCTGCTTGCCAAATGGGGCATCAATCTGGCGCTCCCCCTAGCCTTGTATTTCGTCCTTCCCCGCAGCGAAAGCCTTACTCCCCCCATGATCGCATTTCTGGCGGTCACGCTCTGGGCCGTAACCGCCTGGGCTCTGGATACGCTGAACGACATTGCCGTGGGTATCCTGCTGCCCATCCTTTACATACTGCTTTGCAGCACACCACAGAAAGTGGTTTTTGCTCCGTGGCTTTCCGAGGTGCCGATTATCGTTATTGGTGGTTTTACCCTAGGCAAGATCATTCAGGTCACCGGCCTTGGCAAACGCATTGCGCTGACGTGCGTCAAACTCACGGGCGGCAGTTTTGCCGGGGCGCTTGCAGGCATTACCCTTGGGGCCGCCATTGTTTCTCCCCTTGTGCCTTCCATCATGGGCAAGGCGGCAATTTTTTGCGCCGTGGCGGTGAGCCTGTGCGATGCCCTCGATTTCAGGCCCAAAAGCCGCGAAGCCACAGCCGTTGTGCTTGGCACCTGCATTGCCGTAGGGGCAACCAAGCTGGCCTATCTTACGGGAGCTGGCGATCTGGTTATGGGCATGGGCATAGTGGACAAGGTCATGGGCATTCAAACCAGCTGGATTGAATACGCCAAGTTCAACTTCCTTCCCGCCATGCTGTACACGGCCATGTCGCTGGCAATTGTACTGCTTGTGCTGCGCAGCTCGGTCAACAGGAGTGTTCTGTGCGCCGTAGTGGAGCAGAAACACGCCGAGCTGGGCGATGTTACGGATGAACAAAGGCGGGCGCTTCTCCTGCTTTGCCTCACCCTGGTGCTGCTTGCCACCGACAAACTGCACCATCTGAGCGCAGGGTCAGTGCTGGTTATCATTACGGCGCTGGCCTTTATGCCCGGTATCGGGCTTATGGACGGCAAGCGCATGGCTTCCATCAACTTTGCGCCGCTGTTCTTCATCATGGGTTGCATGGCAATCGGCAGCGTGGGCGGATTCCTCAAGGTCACACACTGGCTGGCAGGTCTTGTGTTGCCTCTGTTCAGCGAAACGGGGGCCTGCCTGGCCTCTGTGTGCTCATATGTTGTGGGCGTTGTGCTGAACTTCCTGCTCACGCCGCTTGCGGCCACCTCGACCCTCTCGGCTCCCATTACAGAACTCGGCATGCAGATGGGCCTGGATCCGCGTATTCTGTATTTTTCGTTCCAGTACGGCCTGGACAACCTGATATTCCCCTATGAATACGCCTTGTATCTCTATTTTTTCAGCAGCGGCTACATCAACTTCAAAGAGATGGTTCTGGTCATGGCTTTGCGCATGCTGCTTACGGGCGGGTTTGTGGCCTTTGTGGCCATGCCCTACTGGCGCATGCTTGGATAA
- a CDS encoding aryl-sulfate sulfotransferase, translating into MGHPTIYPTGVTIFKPEKCWGGYTIFQAQEVGAVLMDMNGHEINVWKGVHGMPNKIFPGGYLVTSRGRRSGKFSVQDGLDVVQVDWDGNIVWKFDQNEFVEDPGYPGRWLARYHHDFQREGNPVGYYAPGMDPKALEGKTLILAHRNVRNSAISDKQLLDDLILEVDWEGNILWEWSCNEHFDEMGFREGPKNTLCRNPNYRPTQPEGMGDWMHINSMSVLGPNKWYDAGDERFHPENIIVDGREANIIFIISKKTGKITWKIGPDYDTSPELKAIGWIIGQHHAHMVPHGLPGAGNILVFDNGGWGGYDVPNPGSPTGVKAALRDHSRVLEIDPVSLKIVWQYTPKEAGFLEPMDSNRFYSPFISGMQRLPNGNTLITEGSDGRVFEVTPNHEIVWEFISPYWGKHVPMNMTYRAYRVPYEWVPQVEKPVETPIEPLNVSTFRVPGAAAAGDRAKEVTVEGCQPYEGSNALCVASVEDPKG; encoded by the coding sequence ATGGGCCATCCAACAATTTACCCCACAGGCGTTACCATATTCAAACCTGAAAAATGCTGGGGCGGGTACACCATCTTTCAGGCTCAGGAAGTTGGCGCTGTGCTTATGGATATGAACGGACATGAAATAAATGTCTGGAAGGGCGTTCACGGTATGCCCAATAAAATTTTCCCCGGCGGGTACCTTGTGACAAGCAGAGGACGCCGCAGTGGTAAATTCAGTGTGCAGGACGGCCTTGATGTTGTCCAGGTTGACTGGGACGGCAACATAGTATGGAAATTCGATCAAAATGAATTTGTTGAAGATCCTGGCTATCCTGGCCGCTGGCTTGCACGTTATCACCACGACTTTCAGCGCGAAGGCAACCCCGTGGGCTACTATGCCCCCGGCATGGACCCCAAGGCGCTTGAAGGCAAAACCCTTATCCTGGCGCACCGCAACGTGCGAAATAGCGCAATCAGCGACAAGCAGCTGCTTGATGACCTCATCCTTGAGGTGGACTGGGAAGGGAACATCCTCTGGGAATGGTCGTGCAACGAGCATTTCGACGAAATGGGTTTCCGCGAAGGCCCCAAAAATACGCTTTGCCGTAACCCCAACTACCGTCCGACCCAGCCCGAAGGCATGGGCGACTGGATGCACATCAACTCCATGTCTGTGCTTGGCCCCAACAAATGGTACGATGCTGGCGATGAACGCTTTCATCCTGAAAACATTATTGTTGATGGACGCGAGGCAAACATCATCTTCATCATCAGCAAAAAGACCGGAAAGATCACCTGGAAGATCGGGCCGGACTACGACACCTCCCCCGAGCTCAAGGCCATTGGCTGGATCATCGGCCAGCACCATGCGCACATGGTGCCGCACGGCTTGCCGGGCGCTGGCAACATCCTTGTTTTCGACAACGGCGGCTGGGGCGGCTACGACGTGCCCAATCCCGGCTCGCCCACGGGCGTGAAAGCAGCCCTGCGCGACCATTCCCGCGTTCTTGAGATAGACCCGGTTTCTCTCAAGATTGTCTGGCAGTACACACCCAAGGAAGCCGGATTCCTTGAACCCATGGACAGCAACCGCTTCTACAGCCCCTTTATCAGCGGCATGCAGCGCCTGCCCAACGGCAATACCCTCATCACCGAAGGTTCTGACGGGCGCGTATTCGAGGTTACCCCCAACCACGAAATCGTGTGGGAATTTATTTCACCTTACTGGGGCAAGCATGTGCCCATGAATATGACCTACCGCGCATACCGCGTGCCTTACGAATGGGTGCCGCAGGTGGAAAAGCCAGTAGAAACCCCCATTGAACCGCTGAATGTTTCTACCTTCCGTGTGCCCGGGGCAGCCGCAGCCGGAGACCGCGCCAAAGAAGTGACCGTTGAGGGCTGCCAGCCCTACGAAGGCAGTAACGCGCTTTGCGTGGCTTCTGTGGAAGATCCCAAAGGCTAG
- a CDS encoding Crp/Fnr family transcriptional regulator gives MENRGINCGRSLAFKEMREMNSSWRSVLHLGRKLVWPKGHRVPFGQELYFLDRGRVRLTNQNMEGVEKILWYIHEGCVFGETPFFDPMPAESYFSCATSCVSYAFTAENVEEICKDYPHLLINLLCSMSRKLRVLSNQASSLYLDNVLARTCKFLAQHIIPGSDPLTANMGVSKQEMASLLGVHRISLYKILRQQEESGLFGPFSGKTVTILRPEEFFMLARS, from the coding sequence ATGGAAAATCGCGGCATCAATTGTGGACGCAGCCTGGCCTTCAAGGAAATGCGCGAAATGAACTCCAGCTGGCGTTCTGTACTGCATCTGGGGCGAAAGCTGGTTTGGCCCAAGGGGCATCGCGTACCCTTTGGGCAGGAATTGTACTTTTTGGATCGAGGCAGGGTTCGGCTGACGAATCAGAACATGGAAGGGGTAGAAAAAATCCTCTGGTACATTCACGAGGGATGCGTTTTTGGTGAAACGCCGTTTTTTGATCCCATGCCTGCCGAGAGTTATTTTTCGTGTGCAACCAGTTGCGTGAGCTATGCCTTTACGGCTGAAAATGTAGAAGAAATCTGCAAGGACTATCCCCACCTGCTCATCAATCTGTTGTGCTCCATGTCCCGAAAATTGCGGGTGCTCTCAAATCAGGCTTCGTCTCTCTACCTTGATAACGTGCTGGCCCGTACCTGCAAATTTTTGGCGCAGCACATAATCCCCGGCAGCGACCCCCTCACAGCCAATATGGGCGTTTCCAAGCAGGAGATGGCCAGCCTTTTGGGCGTACACAGAATTTCCTTGTACAAAATCTTGCGACAGCAGGAGGAAAGCGGTCTGTTCGGGCCATTCTCCGGCAAAACCGTAACAATTCTGCGCCCTGAAGAATTTTTTATGCTGGCAAGGAGCTGA
- a CDS encoding alpha/beta fold hydrolase has translation MIHRSKLTGITLFVSCLLVILGWIHTSITLAKDIVPVGEKIAVDAKGHDIYQINANGIKIGYKLIGTGEPLLLITGLGATMERWEPEFIEEASKKYQLILMDNRGMGYTTDNGQQFTYRLFAQDVIGLMDSLEVKKTNVLGYSQSSVTTQNLLLYYSERFNKAIIHATSIDGKAVATALKHMALPDNPTIKKQLQAAIAWKTPLEKMSLIKNPVMLLVGTADTVVGTKSSKILASLIPGAWLVQFKGGSHHLQYEAPSAFTQIVLTFLAMDETVPAKQNP, from the coding sequence ATGATCCATCGTTCAAAACTCACAGGCATCACCCTTTTCGTTTCATGCTTGCTGGTCATCTTGGGGTGGATACACACTTCTATCACTTTGGCCAAAGATATTGTGCCGGTTGGTGAAAAAATTGCTGTAGATGCCAAGGGACATGACATCTATCAGATAAACGCTAACGGGATCAAAATAGGATATAAGTTGATAGGTACAGGCGAGCCGCTGCTGTTGATTACAGGACTAGGGGCAACCATGGAGAGGTGGGAACCAGAATTTATCGAAGAAGCATCAAAAAAATATCAATTGATCCTCATGGACAACAGGGGAATGGGGTATACTACGGATAATGGTCAACAATTTACTTATCGTCTCTTTGCCCAAGACGTTATTGGCCTGATGGATTCACTTGAAGTCAAAAAAACAAATGTACTTGGATATTCTCAGTCTAGTGTGACCACGCAGAATTTACTTCTTTACTATTCCGAGCGCTTCAATAAAGCCATAATCCATGCCACTTCAATCGATGGAAAAGCCGTTGCCACAGCTTTAAAGCACATGGCTTTACCTGACAATCCTACGATAAAGAAACAGCTTCAGGCAGCCATTGCGTGGAAGACTCCTTTGGAAAAAATGTCGCTGATTAAAAATCCAGTCATGCTGCTGGTTGGAACGGCGGATACTGTTGTGGGAACGAAGAGCTCGAAAATTCTTGCCAGTTTGATACCTGGAGCTTGGTTAGTTCAGTTCAAAGGTGGATCGCACCATTTGCAATATGAAGCCCCATCCGCCTTCACCCAGATTGTCTTGACCTTCTTGGCAATGGACGAGACGGTTCCTGCCAAGCAAAATCCATAA